Proteins encoded together in one Camelina sativa cultivar DH55 chromosome 9, Cs, whole genome shotgun sequence window:
- the LOC104714373 gene encoding pre-mRNA-processing-splicing factor 8A-like isoform X1 — protein sequence MWNNNDGMPLAPPGTGGSMMPPPPAAHPSYTALPPPSNPTPPVEPTPEEAEAKLEEKARKWMQLNSKRYGDKRKFGFVETQKEDMPPEHVRKIIRDHGDMSSKKFRHDKRVYLGALKFVPHAVFKLLENMPMPWEQVRDVKVLYHITGAITFVNEIPWVVEPIYMAQWGTMWIMMRREKRDRRHFKRMRFPPFDDEEPPLDYADNLLDVDPLEPIQLELDEEEDSAVHTWFYDHKPLVKTKLINGPSYRRWNLSLPIMATLHRLAGQLLSDLIDRNYFYLFDMPSFFTAKALNMCIPGGPKFEPLYRDMEKGDEDWNEFNDINKLIIRSPLRTEYRIAFPHLYNNRPRKVKLCVYHSPMVMYIKTEDPDLPAFYYDPLIHPISNTNKEKRERKVYEDDDEDDFPLPEGVEPLLKDTQLYTDTTAAGISLLFAPRPFNMRSGRTRRAEDIPLVSEWFKEHCPPAYPVKVRVSYQKLLKCYVLNELHHRPPKAQKKKHLFRSLAATKFFQSTELDWVEVGLQVCRQGYNMLNLLIHRKNLNYLHLDYNFNLKPVKTLTTKERKKSRFGNAFHLCREILRLTKLVVDANVQFRLGNVDAFQLADGLQYIFSHVGQLTGMYRYKYRLMRQIRMCKDLKHLIYYRFNTGPVGKGPGCGFWAPMWRVWLFFLRGIVPLLERWLGNLLARQFEGRHSKGVAKTVTKQRVESHFDLELRAAVMHDVLDAMPEGIKQNKARTILQHLSEAWRCWKANIPWKVPGLPVPIENMILRYVKSKADWWTNVAHYNRERIRRGATVDKTVCRKNLGRLTRLWLKAEQERQHNYLKDGPYVTPEEALAIYTTTVHWLESRKFSPIPFPPLSYKHDTKLLILALERLKESYSVAVRLNQQQREELGLIEQAYDNPHEALSRIKRHLLTQRGFKEVGIEFMDLYSYLIPVYEIEPLEKITDAYLDQYLWYEGDKRHLFPNWIKPADSEPPPLLVYKWCQGINNLQGIWDTGDGQCVVMLQTKFEKFFEKIDLTMLNRLLRLVLDHNIADYVSAKNNVVLSYKDMSHTNLYGLIRGLQFASFVVQFYGLLLDLLLLGLTRASEIAGPPQMPNEFMTFWDTKVETRHPIRLYSRYIDKVHIMFKFTHEEARDLIQRYLTEHPDPNNENMVGYNNKKCWPRDARMRLMKHDVNLGRSVFWDMKNRLPRSITTLEWENGFVSVYSKDNPNLLFSMCGFEVRILPKIRMTQEAFSNTKDGVWNLQNEQTKERTAVAFLRVDDEHMKVFENRVRQILMSSGSTTFTKIVNKWNTALIGLMTYFREATVHTQELLDLLVKCENKIQTRIKIGLNSKMPSRFPPVIFYTPKEIGGLGMLSMGHILIPQSDLRYSKQTDVGVTHFRSGMSHEEDQLIPNLYRYIQPWESEFIDSQRVWAEYALKRQEAQAQNRRLTLEDLEDSWDRGIPRINTLFQKDRHTLAYDKGWRVRTDFKQYQVLKQNPFWWTHQRHDGKLWNLNNYRTDVIQALGGVEGILEHTLFKGTYFPTWEGLFWEKASGFEESMKYKKLTNAQRSGLNQIPNRRFTLWWSPTINRANVYVGFQVQLDLTGIFMHGKIPTLKISLIQIFRAHLWQKIHESVVMDLCQVLDQELDALEIETVQKETIHPRKSYKMNSSCADVLLFAAHKWPMSKPSLVAESKDMFDQKASNKYWIDVQLRWGDYDSHDIERYTRAKFMDYTTDNMSIYPSPTGVMIGLDLAYNLHSAFGNWFPGSKPLLAQAMNKIMKSNPALYVLRERIRKGLQLYSSEPTEPYLSSQNYGEIFSNQIIWFVDDTNVYRVTIHKTFEGNLTTKPINGAIFIFNPRTGQLFLKVIHTSVWAGQKRLGQLAKWKTAEEVAALVRSLPVEEQPKQIIVTRKGMLDPLEVHLLDFPNIVIKGSELQLPFQACLKIEKFGDLILKATEPQMVLFNIYDDWLKSISSYTAFSRLILILRALHVNNEKAKMLLKPDKSVVTEPHHIWPSLTDDQWMKVEVALRDLILSDYAKKNNVNTSALTQSEIRDIILGAEITPPSQQRQQIAEIEKQAKEASQLTAVTTRTTNVHGDELITTTTSPYEQSAFGSKTDWRVRAISATNLYLRVNHIYVNSDDIKETGYTYIMPKNILKKFICVADLRTQIAGYLYGISPPDNPQVKEIRCVVMVPQLGSHQHVQLPSSLPEHDFLNDLEPLGWLHTQPNELPQLSPQDVTFHSRILENNKQWDGEKCIILTCSFTPGSCSLTSYKLTQTGYEWGRLNKDTGNNPHGYLPTHYEKVQMLLSDRFLGFYMVPENGPWNYNFMGVKHTVSMKYSVKLGSPKEFYHEEHRPTHFLEFSNMEEADILEGDREDTFT from the exons ATGTGGAACAACAACGATGGGATGCCCTTAGCTCCTCCTGGTACCGGCGGCTCGATGATGCCGCCACCTCCCGCTGCGCATCCTTCTTACACGGCGCTTCCGCCGCCTTCTAATCCGACTCCTCCGGTGGAACCTACTCCTGAGGAGGCCGAGGCGAAGCTTGAGGAGAAGGCCAGAAAATGGATGCAGCTTAACTCGAAGCGCTACGGCGACAAGAGGAAGTTTGGATTCGTGGAAACTCAGAAGGAGGACATGCCACCTGAGCACGTCAGGAAGATCATCAG ggATCATGGTGATATGTCATCCAAGAAGTTCCGTCACGACAAACGTGTATACCTTGGAGCCCTTAAGTTCGTTCCTCACGCTGTTTTCAAGCTCTTGGAGAATATGCCTATGCCCTGGGAGCag GTTCGAGACGTGAAGGTTTTGTACCACATCACTGGAGCTATTACTTTTGTGAACGAGATACCATGGGTCGTGGAACCTATTTACATGGCTCAG TGGGGTACTATGTGGATTATGATGCGAAGGGAAAAGAGGGATCGTCGTCATTTCAAGAGAATGCGGTTTCCACCATTTGATGATGAGGAGCCTCCACTAGACTATGCAGACAACTTGTTGGACGTTGATCCTCTTGAACCAATTCAGTTGGAgcttgatgaggaagaagattctGCTGTACACACTTGGTTTTACGACCACAAGCCACTCGTTAAAACAAAACTGATTAATGGTCCCAGTTACCGGAGGTGGAACCTCTCACTTCCAATTATGGCTACCCTTCACAGGCTTGCAGGCCAGTTGCTTTCTGATCTGATTGATCGCAACTACTTCTACTTGTTTGACATGCCATCTTTCTTCACAGCAAAGGCTTTGAACATGTGCATACCTG GTGGACCTAAGTTTGAACCTTTGTACCGTGATATGGAGAAAGGAGATGAGGACTGGAATGAATTTAATGACATCAACAAGCTTATCATTCGTTCCCCTCTGCGAACTGAGTACAGAATAGCGTTTCCCCATCTCTACAATAATCGGCCAAGGAAAGTAAAACTCTGTGTGTATCACAGTCCTATGGTTATGTATATAAAGACCGAGGATCCTGATCTTCCTGCATTTTATTATGATCCGTTAATTCACCCGATAAGCAACACTAACAAGGAAAAGCGTGAAAGGAAGGTGtatgaagacgatgatgaggaTGACTTCCCTTTACCAGAAGGTGTGGAACCTTTGCTGAAAGATACCCAACTCTACACTGACACTACAGCTGCTGGCATATCATTGTTGTTTGCCCCACGACCTTTCAATATGAGGTCTGGGAGGACGCGACGGGCAGAAGATATTCCCTTGGTGTCAGAGTGGTTCAAGGAGCATTG TCCTCCAGCCTATCCGGTTAAAGTTCGGGTTAGTTACCAAAAGCTATTGAAATGCTATGTGCTGAATGAGTTGCACCATAGACCACCTAAagctcagaagaagaagcacttgTTTCGATCTCTTGCAGCTACAAAGTTTTTCCAAAGTACCGAACTGGATTGGGTTGAAGTGGGTCTGCAAGTGTGTCGTCAGGGTTATAATATGCTGAATCTGTTGATTCATAGGAAGAATCTAAACTACCTGCATCTTGACTACAACTTCAACCTTAAGCCTGTGAAAACTTTGACCACCAAAGAGCGTAAGAAGTCACGTTTTGGGAACGCTTTTCATCTCTGCCGTGAGATTCTCCGGCTGACAAAACTTGTTGTTGATGCGAATGTCCAATTCCGACTTGGTAATGTTGATGCCTTCCAGTTGGCTGACGGTCTGCAATATATTTTCTCTCACGTTGGCCAGTTGACGGGTATGTATCGTTATAAATACAGACTGATGAG GCAGATTAGGATGTGCAAGGATTTGAAGCACTTGATATATTACCGTTTCAATACTGGTCCTGTGGGTAAGGGTCCAGGGTGTGGATTTTGGGCTCCAATGTGGAGGGTATGGTTGTTCTTCCTTCGGGGAATAGTTCCTCTTCTTGAACGATGGTTAGGGAATCTTCTTGCACGTCAATTTGAGGGGCGTCATTCAAAAGGAGTGGCCAAAACAGTCACAAAACAGAGAGTTGAAAGCCATTTTGATTTGGAACTTCGAGCTGCTGTCATGCATGACGTCCTTGATGCTATGCCAG AGGGTATCAAGCAAAATAAAGCCCGGACCATATTGCAGCACCTTAGTGAGGCATGGCGGTGCTGGAAAGCTAATATTCCATGGAAGGTCCCTGGGTTACCTGTTCCAATTGAGAATATGATCCTCCGTTATGTCAAGTCTAAGGCTGATTGGTGGACGAATGTTGCTCACTACAATCGTGAGCGTATCCGAAGGGGGGCTACTGTTGATAAGACAGTTTGTAGAAAGAATCTCGGGAGGTTGACTCGTCTGTGGCTTAAGGCAGAACAG GAACGACAGCACAATTACCTGAAAGATGGTCCGTATGTCACTCCGGAAGAAGCACTTGCAATCTATACAACAACTGTTCATTGGCTGGAATCAAGGAAGTTTTCTCCAATTCCATTTCCTCCATTGTCATACAAACATGACACAAAGTTGCTCATCCTTGCCCTTGAGAGACTGAAGGAATCATATAGTGTAGCTGTGAGGTTGAACCAGCAGCAGCGAGAAGAGCTTGGTCTAATTGAACAAGCTTATGACAATCCTCATGAAGCTTTGTCACGAATAAAACGTCATCTTCTCACCCAACGTGGCTTTAAAgag GTTGGCATAGAGTTTATGGATCTGTATAGCTACTTGATTCCAGTTTATGAAATAGAGCCTCTAGAGAAAATTACCGATGCCTATCTTGATCAATACTTGTGGTACGAAGGTGACAAGCGCCACTTGTTTCCAAACTGGATTAAGCCTGCAGACTCAGAGCCGCCCCCACTTCTGGTTTATAAGTGGTGCCAAGGTATCAACAACTTGCAAGGCATATGGGACACAGGTGATGGGCAGTGTGTGGTGATGCTCCAAACTAAGTTCGAAAAGTTTTTTGAGAAGATCGATTTGACAATGTTGAACAG GCTTCTTCGTTTGGTTCTTGACCACAATATTGCAGACTATGTGTCTGCCAAGAATAACGTGGTCCTGTCTTACAAGGATATGAGTCATACTAACTTGTATGGTCTCATTAGAGGACTCCAGTTTGCATCATTTGTTGTTCAGTTCTATGGTCTATTACTTGATCTTTTGCTTCTTGGTTTGACTCGAGCGAGTGAAATTGCTGGGCCACCACAGATGCCTAACGAGTTTATGACGTTTTGGGATACAAAAGTGGAAACACGCCATCCCATAAGACTCTATTCTCGGTATATAGACAAAGTTCATATCATGTTTAAATTTACCCATGAAGAGGCTCGGGATCTTATTCAGCGATATCTTACGGAGCACCCGGATCCCAACAATGAAAACATGGTGGGATACAACAATAAGAAGTGCTGGCCAAGAGATGCAAGGATGAGGTTGATGAAACATGATg TCAATCTTGGTAGAAGTGTCTTCTGGGACATGAAGAACCGTCTTCCTCGGAGCATCACAACTTTGGAGTGGGAGAATGGCTTTGTCTCTGTCTATAGCAAGGATAATCCTAACCTGCTCTTTAGCAT GTGTGGATTTGAAGTCCGCATACTTCCAAAAATCAGGATGACCCAAGAAGCTTTCAGCAACACAAAAGATGGTGTCTGGAATCTGCAAAATGAACAGACCAAGGAGAGGACTGCAGTAGCTTTTCTGCGGGTTGACGATGAACATATGAAGGTGTTTGAGAATCGTGTGAGGCAGATCCTTATGTCATCAGGATCAACCACCTTTACCAAGATCGTCAACAAATGGAATACAGCTCTTATTG GTCTCATGACTTACTTCCGTGAAGCCACTGTACACACGCAAGAGCTCTTGGATCTACTGGTCAAGTGTGAGAATAAAATCCAAACAAGAATTAAGATCGGGTTGAACTCAAAGATGCCTAGTCG ATTTCCTCCTGTTATCTTCTACACTCCAAAGGAAATTGGAGGGCTGGGAATGTTGTCAATGGGTCATATTTTGATCCCACAAAGTGACCTTCGGTACAGCAAGCAAACAGATGTTGGTGTAACCCACTTTAGGAGTGGAATGAGCCACGAGGAAGATCAGCTTATACCAAATCTTTACCGTTATATACAGCCGTGGGAAAGTGAGTTTATTGATTCACAGCGTGTATGGGCAGAATATGCTTTAAAAAGGCAGGAAGCGCAGGCCCAAAATAGGCGTCTTACACTGGAAGATCTGGAA GATTCTTGGGATAGAGGAATTCCTCGTATAAATACACTGTTTCAGAAGGATAGGCACACATTGGCATATGATAAAGGTTGGAGAGTTAGGACCGACTTTAAGCAGTACCAAGTCCTTAAACAAAATCCTTTCTGGTGGACACACCAGAGGCATGATGGAAAGTTGTGGAACTTGAACAATTACCGCACTGATGTCATTCAAGCACTTGGAGGTGTTGAGGGTATTCTTGAGCACACCCTATTCAAGGGGACATA CTTCCCGACATGGGAGGGTCTTTTCTGGGAGAAGGCATCTGGTTTTGAGGAGTCGATGAAATATAAGAAGTTGACTAATGCGCAGAGGTCTGGTCTAAACCAGATTCCAAATAGAAGATTCACGCTATGGTGGTCGCCAACAATTAATCGAGCGAATGTGTATGTGGGTTTCCAAGTGCAGTTGGATCTGACAGGAATATTTATGCATGGAAAGATTCCTACACTTAAGATATCTTTGATTCAGATTTTCCGAGCCCATTTGTGGCAGAAAATCCATGAGAGTGTTGTTATGGATCTTTGCCAAGTATTGGACCAAGAGTTGGACGCTTTGGAGATAGAAACGGTGCAGAAGGAGACAATCCATCCAAGAAAGAGTTATAAGATGAACAGCTCTTGTGCTGATGTTCTTCTGTTTGCTGCTCATAAATGGCCTATGTCTAAGCCTAGCCTGGTTGCAGAGTCAAAGGATATGTTCGACCAGAAAGCTAGTAACAAGTATTGGATAGATGTGCAACTTCGATGGGGAGACTATGACTCCCATGATATTGAACGTTATACTAGGGCAAAGTTCATGGACTATACAACTGACAACATGTCTATCTATCCATCTCCAACAG GTGTAATGATTGGGCTTGATCTGGCATACAACTTGCATTCTGCCTTTGGTAATTGGTTTCCTGGTTCAAAACCTCTTCTTGCTCAAGCAATGAACAAGATCATGAAG TCAAATCCAGCTCTATATGTGTTGAGAGAGAGGATAAGGAAGGGTTTACAGTTGTACTCGTCTGAGCCTACAGAGCCTTATTTGTCATCTCAAAACTATGGTGAAATATTCAGCAATCAAATTATATGGTTTGTTGATGATACCAATGTATATCGTGTCACGATTCACAAGACATTTGAAGGGAATTTAACGACTAAGCCAATCAATGGTGCGATTTTCATCTTCAATCCAAGAACTGGGCAGCTGTTCCTGAAG GTTATCCATACAAGCGTCTGGGCTGGTCAGAAGCGTCTTGGTCAGCTAGCAAAATGGAAAACTGCTGAAGAGGTTGCTGCACTTGTGCGATCACTACCTGTTGAAGAACAGCCAAAACAGATTATTGTCACGCGAAAAGGAATGTTGGATCCCCTTGAGGTTCACTTGCTAGATTTCCCCAACATCGTTATCAAGGGAAGTGAGCTGCAGCTTCCGTTCCAGGCTTGCCTAAAGATAGAGAAATTTGGTGACCTGATTTTGAAGGCGACAGAACCGCagatggttttgtttaatatatatgatgattggTTGAAGAGTATTTCTTCGTATACTGCCTTTTCAAGACTTATTTTGATCCTTCGTGCGCTTCATGTTAATAATGAGAAGGCTAAGATGTTGTTGAAGCCTGACAAGTCTGTTGTCACTGAGCCACATCACATCTGGCCCTCTCTCACTGATGATCAATGGATGAAG GTGGAGGTAGCACTTAGAGATCTGATCCTTTCTGACTACGCAAAGAAGAACAATGTTAATACCTCAGCTCTGACACAATCAGAGATCAGAGACATTATTCTTGGAGCTGAGATTACTCCACCCTCTCAACAGAGGCAACAAATTGCTGAGATTGAGAAACAG GCAAAGGAAGCCAGCCAGCTTACTGCAGTCACAACAAGAACTACAAATGTTCATGGTGATGAGCTCATTACTACCACCACGAGCCCTTACGAGCAATCTGCATTCGGTTCCAAAACAGATTGGCGTGTACGTGCTATATCAGCCACTAACCTTTACCTCAGAGTCAATCACATATATGTGAATTCAGATGACATAAAG GAAACCGGATACACATACATCATGCCAAAGAATATTTTGAAGAAGTTCATATGCGTAGCTGATCTTCGTACTCAAATTGCTGGGTACTTATATGGTATTAGTCCCCCAGATAATCCCCAAGTGAAAGAAATCCGTTGCGTTGTGATGGTGCCACAGTTGGGATCTCATCAGCATGTTCAACTGCCGTCTTCTCTTCCTGAGCATGACTTCCTAAATGATCTTGAGCCCTTGGGATGGTTGCACACACAGCCTAACGAGCTGCCTCAGCTGTCGCCACAG GATGTAACCTTTCATTCGCGTATTCTGGAGAACAACAAGCAATGGGATGGAGAAAAATGCATCATCCTGACCTGCAGTTTCACTCCGGGCTCCTGCTCTTTGACGTCATATAAGTTGACCCAAACCGGATATGAATGGGGGCGGCTTAATAAGGACACAGGCAACAATCCTCACGGTTACCTTCCCACCCATTATGAAAAGGTTCAGATGTTGTTGAGTGACCGGTTCCTCGGGTTTTACATG GTTCCTGAGAATGGACCGTGGAACTACAACTTCATGGGAGTGAAGCACACGGTGAGCATGAAATACAGTGTCAAACTCGGGTCCCCAAAGGAGTTCTATCACGAGGAGCATCGACCCACTCATTTCTTGGAGTTTAGTAACATGGAGGAGGCCGACATTTTGGAGGGAGATCGTGAGGACACATTTACTTGA